The following are encoded together in the Ezakiella massiliensis genome:
- the thiI gene encoding tRNA uracil 4-sulfurtransferase ThiI, translating into MRKCISLSYGEIALKKENRPYFENILIKNIKTALKDLDISLKKDQSKIYIYTEEYEKAIELLKPIFGISYISLQFETDQDMDSIYETAIAAMDYERDNSVVKTFKVETKRADKKFPLKSPEISRLVGGHILKHYKDLKVDVNNPDIILRVDIRKNAFVSGNRIKAMGGMPVGSNGRALSLLSGGIDSPVASILAMKRGLSCDFIHFHSYPFTSAKSFDKTKDLAILSSKYQPHAMLFSFNLVKIQEEITKNCDIRFTTILQRRSMIRLATRLCKDLDRSALVTGENLGQVASQTLSGMSVVDPVTDLMILRPLICFDKNEIVGLARQYGTYETSILPYEDCCTVFVAKHPKTNPTLDQVLAEEAKIDFASLEDEIYKSREENLIK; encoded by the coding sequence ATGAGAAAATGCATATCTTTAAGTTATGGTGAGATTGCTCTAAAAAAAGAAAACAGGCCATACTTTGAAAATATTTTAATAAAAAACATCAAAACAGCTTTGAAAGATTTGGATATTTCACTTAAAAAAGACCAATCTAAAATCTATATTTATACTGAAGAATATGAAAAAGCCATTGAACTTTTAAAACCAATTTTTGGAATTTCCTATATTTCTTTGCAGTTTGAAACTGACCAAGATATGGATTCTATTTATGAAACTGCCATTGCAGCTATGGATTACGAAAGGGATAACTCAGTTGTCAAAACTTTTAAAGTTGAGACCAAAAGGGCAGATAAAAAATTCCCCCTAAAGAGCCCTGAAATTTCAAGACTGGTTGGAGGTCATATCCTAAAACATTATAAGGATTTAAAAGTAGATGTAAACAATCCAGATATAATTTTAAGGGTTGATATTAGAAAAAACGCCTTTGTATCTGGCAATCGTATAAAAGCCATGGGCGGTATGCCCGTTGGATCAAATGGAAGAGCCTTGTCGCTTTTGTCTGGTGGTATAGATTCTCCAGTTGCGTCAATACTTGCCATGAAGCGTGGACTTTCTTGTGACTTTATACATTTTCACTCTTATCCATTCACAAGTGCTAAATCTTTTGACAAGACAAAAGATTTAGCTATTTTATCATCAAAATACCAGCCACACGCTATGTTATTTTCCTTTAACCTAGTTAAGATTCAAGAGGAAATAACTAAGAATTGCGATATAAGATTTACTACAATTTTGCAACGCAGGTCAATGATTAGGCTTGCTACAAGACTTTGCAAGGACCTCGATAGGTCAGCGCTTGTTACAGGTGAAAATCTGGGTCAAGTGGCCAGCCAAACCTTGTCTGGCATGAGCGTTGTAGACCCTGTTACAGATTTAATGATACTAAGACCACTTATATGTTTTGACAAAAACGAAATAGTGGGATTGGCAAGACAATATGGAACTTATGAGACCTCAATTCTTCCATACGAGGACTGCTGTACAGTTTTCGTAGCCAAACATCCAAAGACAAATCCAACCTTAGACCAAGTTTTGGCAGAGGAAGCAAAAATAGATTTTGCAAGTCTTGAGGATGAAATTTACAAGAGCAGGGAAGAAAACTTAATTAAATAA
- a CDS encoding ABC transporter ATP-binding protein: MSEKFLSLQNIHKEYDGQIVLDDLNLDIKEGEFITLLGPSGCGKTTTLRMIGGFIQPDSGQILFEGRDITHLKPNERKVNTVFQKYALFPHLDVFENIAFGLRLKKVDEATIKKKVSRMLDLVNLSGYEKRAVTSLSGGQQQRIAIARALVNEPKILLLDEPLGALDNKLRKGMQTELINMQWELGITFVFVTHDQEEALSMSDRIVVMNDGKIEQLGKPIDIYNEPANAFVADFIGESNIFEGVYNGDYSVTFADHAFKCVDKGFAAGEKVDVVLRPEDIIISKTDNGKVKGVVENEIFKGVHYEILVNVDGEIWKVKSTLSSSEDSTVWLDVDPENIHVMRK, translated from the coding sequence ATGTCTGAAAAATTTTTAAGTTTACAAAATATTCATAAAGAATACGATGGACAAATCGTACTCGATGATTTAAATTTGGACATCAAAGAAGGGGAGTTTATAACTCTATTGGGGCCTTCAGGTTGCGGCAAAACCACAACTTTGCGTATGATTGGAGGATTTATTCAACCGGATTCTGGCCAAATTCTCTTTGAAGGTAGAGACATAACTCACCTAAAACCTAATGAAAGAAAAGTAAATACTGTTTTCCAAAAGTATGCACTATTTCCACACTTAGACGTTTTTGAAAACATAGCCTTTGGTTTGAGACTTAAAAAAGTTGATGAGGCAACTATCAAGAAAAAAGTTTCAAGAATGCTTGACTTAGTAAACTTATCTGGTTACGAGAAGAGGGCAGTTACATCACTTTCAGGAGGTCAACAACAAAGAATTGCTATAGCCAGAGCTCTGGTTAATGAACCAAAAATTTTACTTTTAGACGAACCTCTTGGAGCTCTTGACAATAAATTGAGAAAGGGCATGCAGACCGAACTTATTAACATGCAATGGGAACTTGGCATTACCTTTGTTTTTGTTACCCACGACCAAGAAGAAGCCCTTTCAATGAGCGATCGTATAGTAGTTATGAACGATGGAAAAATTGAACAACTTGGCAAGCCAATAGACATTTATAATGAGCCTGCCAATGCTTTTGTTGCAGACTTTATTGGCGAAAGCAATATTTTTGAAGGCGTCTATAATGGAGATTATAGTGTTACATTTGCTGACCATGCCTTTAAATGTGTTGATAAGGGTTTTGCAGCTGGCGAAAAAGTTGATGTTGTTCTTCGCCCGGAAGATATTATTATTTCTAAAACAGATAACGGCAAGGTCAAAGGTGTTGTTGAAAATGAAATCTTTAAAGGTGTTCACTATGAAATACTCGTAAATGTTGATGGTGAAATATGGAAGGTTAAGTCAACCCTATCAAGCAGTGAGGATTCTACAGTTTGGTTAGACGTTGACCCAGAAAACATCCATGTTATGAGGAAGTAG
- a CDS encoding ABC transporter permease: MRRLNVNKIIYTFWSLLFIVIPVILILYLGFTVTDNGVTSFSLSNFKRFFEPIYLNILWRSLKLAFYSTLICLIIGYPFSYFIAESPNKENYILFVMIPMWMNFLLRTYAWITLLGRNGIINKFLVSLGFAKMELMYNDFAIMIGMIYNFLPFMILPIFTAITKLDPSLIEAGYDLGASKRQVFRKVIFPLTKSGVLTGITMTFIPAVSTFVISQLLGGNNFNLIGNIIEQQFRFTGDWNFGSAISIVLMIIIWILIKLSDNKKTENKLEGGII, from the coding sequence ATGAGAAGACTGAACGTAAATAAAATTATTTATACATTTTGGTCATTGCTCTTCATAGTAATACCTGTAATTTTAATTTTATATCTGGGCTTTACAGTTACAGACAATGGTGTAACGAGCTTTTCACTTTCTAACTTCAAGAGATTTTTTGAACCAATTTATTTAAATATTCTTTGGAGGAGTTTAAAGCTTGCTTTTTATTCAACTCTAATTTGCTTGATAATAGGCTATCCATTTTCATATTTTATAGCTGAGTCTCCAAACAAGGAAAATTATATTTTATTTGTAATGATCCCAATGTGGATGAACTTTTTGCTAAGGACCTATGCCTGGATAACCCTTTTGGGAAGAAATGGTATTATAAATAAATTTTTGGTCAGCCTTGGCTTTGCAAAGATGGAGTTAATGTATAATGACTTTGCAATAATGATTGGTATGATATATAACTTTTTACCTTTTATGATTCTACCTATTTTTACAGCTATTACTAAACTTGATCCTTCATTAATAGAAGCTGGTTATGACTTAGGTGCAAGCAAGAGGCAGGTTTTTAGAAAAGTTATTTTCCCATTGACTAAAAGTGGAGTCTTAACTGGTATAACCATGACTTTTATTCCTGCAGTTTCAACCTTTGTTATATCCCAATTACTAGGCGGTAACAACTTTAACTTAATTGGTAATATCATCGAGCAACAATTCAGATTTACAGGAGACTGGAACTTTGGCTCGGCCATAAGTATTGTCCTTATGATTATTATATGGATTCTAATTAAGCTGTCCGATAACAAGAAAACTGAAAATAAACTTGAAGGAGGTATAATCTAA
- a CDS encoding ABC transporter permease, whose product MKNFLKKFYTYFIYFFFYMPIIVLIVYSFNATKSRVVWGGFSLRWYKDLFQNRQVLMSFYNTFFIGIVSTAISTVIGTIGAIGLYSSKGRFKSLMLDINYLPILNPDIVIAVSLVALYNFLRIRFGYVTIILSHVAFLTPYVLFNVMPRLYSMDPNLYEAALDLGANRRQAFFKVLLPEIKPGILSGALMAFTLSIDDFVVSFFTTGNGIQNISITVWSMARRGINPVINALSALMFVIMVSLVVVINLRNKKEKENQLGKAKKN is encoded by the coding sequence ATGAAAAACTTTTTGAAGAAATTTTATACCTACTTTATTTATTTTTTCTTTTATATGCCGATTATTGTCTTAATTGTATACTCATTTAATGCCACCAAATCTCGCGTTGTCTGGGGGGGCTTTAGCCTAAGATGGTACAAAGATCTATTTCAAAACAGGCAAGTACTCATGAGTTTTTACAATACATTTTTTATTGGTATTGTTTCTACTGCAATTTCTACTGTAATTGGAACTATTGGTGCAATAGGATTATATAGCTCCAAGGGTAGATTTAAGAGCCTAATGCTCGATATAAACTACCTGCCCATACTAAATCCTGATATTGTTATTGCAGTTAGTCTAGTAGCTCTATACAATTTCTTAAGGATTAGATTTGGATATGTAACTATTATTCTTAGCCATGTTGCATTTCTAACCCCTTATGTATTATTTAATGTAATGCCAAGGCTTTACAGCATGGATCCTAACCTATACGAGGCAGCCCTTGATTTGGGTGCCAACAGGAGGCAAGCCTTTTTTAAGGTCCTCTTGCCTGAAATTAAACCGGGCATTTTAAGTGGGGCCTTGATGGCATTTACACTTTCAATTGACGATTTCGTTGTAAGTTTTTTCACTACAGGCAACGGAATCCAAAACATTTCTATAACCGTATGGTCAATGGCTAGACGCGGGATTAATCCAGTTATTAATGCTTTGTCCGCACTTATGTTTGTCATTATGGTTTCACTTGTAGTGGTTATTAATTTAAGAAATAAAAAGGAGAAAGAAAACCAACTTGGAAAAGCTAAGAAAAACTAA
- a CDS encoding PotD/PotF family extracellular solute-binding protein, translating to MEKLRKTNIIFMIIVIITSAFLLACQGQDQGKDEKELVIYNWGDYMDPALIEKFEKQEGIRVIYNEYATNEDLFVKLKNSNEQIDLIIPSDYMLERLIKEDLIQKINKNNIKNLKNVNPIFINQECNPNGDYGVPYLWQTVGIIYNSEKYPDGLYAWADLWNEKYDKDMVLYNAQRDVLTIALKKLGYSINTDNISELKEAEEELLKQKEINYAYLGDEIKDVLVNEDAGIGVVYSGDAGIIMSQNSKFKFVIPKEGSNMAIDFMAIPKNAEHKEIAEKFIDFMLQEENALQNTEYLMYNTPIDSVKEKLPKEILAYDLYPSEDELKRLTVYKDMSKYNKIYDQIWTEITSGL from the coding sequence TTGGAAAAGCTAAGAAAAACTAATATTATTTTTATGATTATAGTTATAATTACTTCTGCATTTTTATTGGCTTGCCAAGGGCAAGACCAAGGAAAAGATGAAAAAGAACTTGTAATTTATAACTGGGGCGACTATATGGACCCCGCACTTATAGAAAAATTTGAAAAGCAAGAGGGCATAAGAGTTATTTACAATGAATATGCCACTAACGAAGACTTGTTTGTAAAATTAAAAAATTCCAACGAGCAGATCGATCTTATAATTCCATCAGATTATATGCTTGAGAGACTTATAAAAGAGGATTTAATACAAAAGATAAATAAGAACAATATTAAAAATCTAAAAAATGTAAATCCAATTTTTATAAATCAAGAGTGCAATCCAAACGGGGACTATGGCGTTCCTTATCTCTGGCAAACAGTAGGGATTATATACAATTCTGAAAAATATCCGGACGGCCTCTATGCATGGGCAGACTTGTGGAATGAAAAATATGATAAGGATATGGTTCTCTACAATGCTCAAAGGGATGTCTTGACAATAGCCTTAAAAAAGCTGGGCTATTCTATTAACACTGATAATATTTCAGAGTTGAAGGAAGCAGAAGAAGAACTCTTGAAGCAAAAAGAGATTAATTATGCTTACCTTGGAGACGAAATCAAGGACGTACTTGTAAATGAAGACGCTGGCATAGGCGTTGTTTACTCTGGTGATGCTGGTATTATTATGAGCCAAAATAGCAAATTTAAATTTGTTATTCCAAAGGAAGGCTCAAATATGGCCATTGACTTTATGGCAATTCCCAAAAATGCTGAACACAAGGAAATAGCAGAAAAATTTATTGATTTCATGCTCCAAGAAGAAAACGCACTTCAAAACACAGAATATCTTATGTACAACACGCCTATTGACAGCGTCAAGGAAAAGCTGCCAAAAGAGATATTGGCCTATGACTTATATCCATCTGAAGATGAGTTAAAGAGGCTCACGGTTTACAAGGATATGAGCAAGTACAACAAAATTTACGACCAAATTTGGACAGAAATAACTTCTGGCTTATAA
- a CDS encoding PotD/PotF family extracellular solute-binding protein — protein sequence MKRILRVILIAILTLFVLSGCSSSKEKLYVFNVGDYMDMDLIKEFEEEFDCRVIYEEFASNEDLFVKIKTSKQAYDVIFPSDYMVERLVSQDLVQKLDKDKIENYKYIDDYYLNRDFDPNNDFSLPYMAGTVGIVYNAEKYPEGIHKWADLWDEKYERDVVLYYSQRDVLMVALKKLGYSMNTQNPDELEAAKTELIMQKPLIYGYLGDEIKDILVAEDANIGVVYSGDAGIITSLNDDFKYSIPKEGTNLWIDLMAIPKSAQNPELAYEFINFLLRPDIQARNAEYLQYSTISSEAKKMLPDEIKNNPALYPPEEDLKNTEVFTDPTDVIELYDRIWTEVLSGL from the coding sequence TTGAAAAGAATATTAAGAGTAATTTTAATTGCAATATTAACTTTATTTGTCCTAAGCGGATGCTCGTCTTCTAAAGAAAAGCTATATGTTTTTAATGTTGGAGACTATATGGATATGGATCTTATTAAAGAGTTTGAAGAAGAGTTTGATTGCAGGGTTATTTATGAAGAATTCGCTTCAAATGAGGACCTTTTTGTAAAGATAAAAACATCCAAACAAGCTTATGATGTAATTTTCCCATCAGACTATATGGTTGAACGCCTTGTAAGCCAAGACTTGGTTCAAAAGCTTGATAAGGACAAAATTGAAAATTATAAATATATTGACGATTATTATTTGAACAGAGATTTTGATCCAAACAACGATTTCTCACTTCCATACATGGCAGGGACTGTTGGCATAGTCTACAATGCAGAAAAATATCCTGAAGGGATTCATAAATGGGCCGACCTGTGGGACGAAAAGTATGAAAGGGATGTTGTCCTTTATTATTCTCAAAGAGACGTGCTCATGGTTGCCTTAAAAAAACTCGGCTATAGTATGAACACACAAAACCCTGATGAACTTGAAGCAGCAAAAACAGAGCTTATTATGCAAAAGCCATTGATATATGGGTATTTAGGCGATGAAATAAAAGACATATTGGTTGCAGAAGACGCCAATATCGGAGTTGTATATTCAGGTGATGCTGGAATTATAACATCACTCAATGATGATTTTAAATACTCCATCCCAAAAGAGGGGACTAATCTGTGGATAGACTTAATGGCGATTCCAAAGAGCGCTCAGAATCCAGAACTTGCTTATGAGTTTATAAACTTTTTATTAAGACCTGATATTCAAGCTAGAAACGCAGAGTATCTTCAATATTCAACAATTTCATCAGAGGCCAAGAAGATGCTTCCAGATGAAATTAAAAATAATCCAGCCCTATATCCACCAGAAGAAGATCTAAAGAACACTGAAGTTTTCACAGATCCAACTGATGTTATCGAACTATACGATAGGATTTGGACTGAGGTTTTATCTGGCCTATAA
- the ftsH gene encoding ATP-dependent zinc metalloprotease FtsH, giving the protein MFKDKKPLYIYYSIVIALMLIFNLVLLPYMQTKKVEEVGYSEFLTMLEEDKIKKVEVQDRQILFTTLNEKNEEVIYKTGPFRNNELAKMLQDKGVEFGSPIIPEPGILASILSWVLPLVLFIFVGQLLSRQMLKSMGGGRGTMSFGKSNAKVYVKAETGKTFADVAGQDEAKEALKEIVSFLHNPAKYASIGATMPKGALLVGPPGTGKTLLAQAVAGEANVPFFSISGSEFVEMFVGMGAAKVRDLFRQANEKAPCIVFIDEIDTIGKRRDGNYGGNDEREQTLNQLLSEMDGFDGRKGVVILAATNRPETLDPALLRPGRFDRRIPVELPDLNGRIAILKVHARKVRTEDNIDFKTLGLSTAGASGADLANMINEGALNAVRAGRQFVTQKDIEDAIDVVIAGYERKSMIVSPEEKRIISYHEIGHAVVAAAQTHSAPVHKITIIPRTSGALGYTMQVEKEEKFLKSDKEIFNDMATLCGGRAAEELIFNTRTTGASNDIERVTNLARNMIATYGMTDEFDMAGFTTMQNQYLGGNRTIDASEQTIRQIDEATIALVKKAHETAINILKDNMEAMHATAEFLLEKETITGDEFMEIFNRYQA; this is encoded by the coding sequence ATGTTTAAGGATAAAAAACCTTTATATATTTATTATAGTATAGTTATCGCACTAATGCTTATTTTTAATTTAGTCCTCCTTCCATATATGCAAACAAAAAAAGTGGAAGAAGTTGGTTATTCAGAATTTTTAACCATGCTTGAAGAGGATAAAATTAAAAAGGTAGAAGTTCAAGATAGACAAATACTATTCACAACACTAAATGAAAAGAATGAAGAAGTTATTTATAAAACCGGACCTTTTAGAAATAATGAATTAGCCAAGATGTTACAAGATAAGGGAGTGGAATTTGGCAGCCCAATAATTCCAGAGCCAGGAATTCTTGCTAGCATTTTAAGTTGGGTACTTCCACTTGTATTATTTATTTTTGTTGGTCAGTTACTTAGCAGGCAAATGCTAAAATCAATGGGCGGCGGTCGCGGCACAATGAGTTTTGGCAAATCAAATGCAAAAGTTTATGTAAAAGCTGAGACAGGTAAAACCTTTGCAGATGTTGCTGGTCAAGATGAAGCCAAAGAAGCCTTGAAGGAAATAGTTAGCTTCCTTCACAATCCAGCCAAGTATGCAAGCATCGGTGCAACTATGCCTAAGGGTGCACTTTTGGTTGGCCCTCCAGGAACAGGTAAGACCTTGCTTGCTCAAGCTGTTGCCGGAGAAGCAAATGTACCCTTCTTCTCTATATCTGGCTCGGAATTTGTAGAGATGTTTGTCGGTATGGGTGCAGCCAAGGTTAGAGACTTATTTAGACAGGCAAATGAAAAAGCACCTTGCATTGTTTTCATCGACGAAATAGATACAATTGGTAAGAGACGTGATGGAAACTACGGCGGAAATGATGAAAGAGAGCAAACTCTTAACCAACTTTTATCTGAAATGGATGGCTTTGATGGTCGCAAGGGTGTAGTTATATTAGCTGCAACCAACAGACCAGAAACACTGGATCCAGCCTTATTAAGACCGGGCAGATTTGACAGAAGAATTCCTGTTGAATTACCAGATTTAAACGGCAGAATTGCAATTTTAAAAGTTCACGCAAGAAAAGTTCGCACTGAAGACAATATTGACTTTAAAACTCTGGGTCTATCCACAGCTGGGGCCAGCGGCGCTGACCTTGCAAATATGATTAATGAAGGCGCCTTAAATGCAGTAAGGGCTGGCAGGCAGTTTGTAACTCAAAAGGATATTGAAGATGCGATTGATGTAGTAATAGCTGGATACGAACGCAAGTCTATGATCGTTAGCCCAGAAGAAAAACGCATTATATCCTACCACGAAATTGGTCACGCTGTTGTAGCTGCTGCTCAAACTCACTCGGCCCCCGTTCACAAGATTACAATTATTCCTAGAACATCTGGAGCTCTCGGCTATACAATGCAAGTCGAAAAAGAAGAAAAGTTTTTGAAATCTGACAAGGAAATCTTTAACGATATGGCGACACTTTGTGGTGGCCGTGCAGCAGAAGAATTGATATTTAACACCAGAACCACAGGTGCGTCAAACGATATCGAGAGAGTAACAAATCTCGCTCGTAATATGATAGCAACCTATGGTATGACAGATGAATTTGATATGGCCGGATTTACTACCATGCAAAACCAATACTTGGGTGGCAATAGGACAATAGATGCTAGTGAACAAACCATCAGACAAATTGACGAAGCAACCATTGCCTTGGTAAAAAAAGCCCATGAAACAGCCATAAATATTTTAAAAGACAATATGGAAGCCATGCATGCAACTGCAGAATTCCTGCTTGAAAAAGAAACAATAACCGGCGATGAATTCATGGAAATTTTCAACAGGTACCAAGCATGA
- a CDS encoding histidine phosphatase family protein gives MIYIARHGETDYNKIGRLQGQRDIALNEVGRAQALELRERLKGLSFDEIYSSDLKRAFETASIVANGKAVIQDPRLREICLGSWEGKTYEYLLANDPRYEIFFNDPSTITGADHEPYLDVIKRTDEFFASLDTSKNILVITHGFVIYNYFMKLIPDIKPIGNCEILKYDRDKNIILREENK, from the coding sequence ATGATTTATATAGCCAGACATGGTGAAACAGATTACAATAAAATAGGCCGCCTCCAAGGACAAAGGGATATAGCCCTTAACGAAGTAGGTAGAGCCCAGGCTCTTGAGCTCAGAGAAAGACTCAAGGGCCTTTCTTTTGACGAAATATATTCATCAGATTTAAAAAGAGCTTTTGAAACTGCATCCATAGTTGCAAATGGCAAGGCGGTTATCCAAGACCCCCGTCTAAGAGAAATCTGCCTAGGGTCTTGGGAGGGCAAAACCTATGAATATCTTCTAGCAAATGACCCCAGATACGAAATATTCTTTAACGATCCCAGTACGATCACAGGAGCAGACCACGAACCTTATTTAGATGTAATAAAGCGAACGGACGAATTTTTTGCTTCCTTGGACACAAGCAAGAATATTTTGGTAATCACCCATGGCTTTGTAATTTATAATTATTTTATGAAACTAATACCAGACATAAAACCCATAGGCAATTGTGAAATATTAAAATATGATAGGGATAAAAATATTATTTTAAGAGAAGAAAATAAATAA
- a CDS encoding aminopeptidase P family protein, translating into MNSIEKLSKLRELMKRDGIDYFVIPTSDPHMSEYVLERFKSRVYLTNFTGSAGYAIVSQNEALLWADGRYHVQAANEIKDTPFKLMKWGLEGVDTWQEWLDKNVKKGDIVGFNGYITSEGLCEEIKDLLGDRAEFKYDKDLVGEFWEDRPELPKGKAFILDEEFTGESPMKKLEKIREDMKKAGANYMFISTLDDIAYTLNLRGHDDNFTPYVVSYLIIDKHNATLYVNDFKLDQTVKGYLQKNGIKFRDYDAITDDLRHFKENDYVWINSGKISSLHYKILNENTNIIDKALPTTMMKAVKNDVEISNTKKAHIIDGAALTRYLFWMKNNAGKVELNEYTAQEKLHEFRAEGESFISESFGTISAYKGNAAMAHYSANEHKHADITNDGIYLVDSGGQYYEGTTDVTRTITLGNPTEEEIRDYTLTLIGHINLYMAKFLKGTCGCHLDVLARGRMWEEGIDFKHGTGHGVGFVLGVHEGPMSISRALINVPLQPGMVISNEPGIYRENKHGIRIENLITVTEFKSTEFGSFYQFENLTYTPYDKDLIDVNLLNEDQIKYINDYHKACYDKLISGMKTDEEKQMLKEACSPLEV; encoded by the coding sequence ATGAATTCTATTGAAAAATTATCTAAGCTAAGAGAGCTTATGAAGAGAGATGGAATTGATTATTTTGTAATTCCTACTAGTGATCCGCACATGAGTGAGTATGTTCTTGAAAGGTTTAAGTCAAGAGTGTATTTGACAAATTTCACGGGTTCAGCTGGCTATGCTATTGTAAGTCAAAATGAAGCTTTGCTTTGGGCTGATGGTCGTTACCATGTTCAAGCCGCAAATGAAATAAAGGATACTCCATTTAAACTTATGAAATGGGGACTTGAAGGTGTTGATACTTGGCAAGAATGGCTAGATAAAAATGTCAAAAAAGGCGATATAGTTGGTTTTAATGGCTATATTACATCTGAGGGCCTGTGCGAAGAAATAAAAGATTTGCTTGGTGACAGGGCTGAATTTAAATACGACAAGGATTTGGTTGGTGAATTTTGGGAGGATAGACCTGAACTGCCAAAGGGCAAGGCCTTTATCTTAGATGAAGAATTTACCGGCGAATCACCAATGAAGAAGCTTGAAAAGATTAGAGAGGATATGAAAAAGGCTGGGGCAAATTATATGTTTATATCCACACTTGATGATATTGCATATACTTTGAACTTGAGGGGGCACGATGACAACTTCACTCCTTATGTAGTTTCATATCTTATTATCGATAAACACAATGCAACTTTATATGTTAATGATTTTAAATTAGATCAAACTGTAAAGGGTTACTTGCAAAAGAATGGAATTAAGTTTAGAGATTATGATGCTATAACAGATGATCTAAGACACTTCAAAGAAAATGACTATGTATGGATTAATTCTGGAAAGATTTCAAGTCTTCACTATAAGATTTTAAATGAAAATACAAATATTATAGACAAGGCTCTGCCAACAACTATGATGAAGGCTGTTAAAAATGATGTAGAAATCTCCAACACAAAGAAGGCTCACATCATTGACGGGGCAGCTCTAACCAGGTATTTATTCTGGATGAAAAACAATGCTGGCAAGGTTGAATTAAACGAATACACTGCCCAAGAAAAACTGCACGAATTTAGGGCTGAGGGCGAAAGCTTTATTTCAGAATCATTCGGAACGATTTCCGCTTACAAGGGCAACGCTGCCATGGCTCACTATTCTGCAAATGAACACAAGCATGCAGATATTACAAACGATGGTATTTATCTGGTTGACTCTGGCGGACAATATTACGAAGGTACAACAGATGTTACTAGGACAATTACACTTGGCAATCCAACAGAAGAAGAAATTCGCGATTATACATTGACTTTGATTGGTCATATTAATTTATATATGGCTAAGTTCTTGAAGGGAACTTGTGGCTGCCATTTGGATGTGCTTGCCAGAGGCAGAATGTGGGAAGAGGGCATTGACTTTAAACACGGAACTGGCCACGGTGTAGGCTTTGTACTGGGCGTTCACGAAGGTCCAATGAGCATATCAAGAGCTCTTATAAATGTTCCTTTACAACCTGGTATGGTTATTTCAAACGAGCCAGGTATATATCGTGAAAACAAACATGGTATTAGAATTGAAAACCTAATTACAGTTACTGAATTTAAGTCAACTGAATTTGGTAGCTTCTATCAATTTGAAAACCTAACTTATACTCCTTATGATAAGGACTTGATTGATGTAAATCTCTTAAACGAAGACCAAATCAAATATATCAACGACTATCACAAGGCTTGTTATGACAAGTTGATTTCAGGTATGAAAACTGACGAGGAAAAGCAAATGCTTAAGGAAGCATGTAGTCCACTTGAAGTTTGA